From Cyanobium sp. Tous-M-B4, the proteins below share one genomic window:
- the dnaN gene encoding DNA polymerase III subunit beta, producing the protein MKLVCSQSELSSSLQLVSRAVASRPTHPVLANVLLTADAGTGRLSLTGFDLSLGIQTSISASVETSGAITLPARLFGEIVSRLSSDSPITLNCAEGSEQVELTSLSGSYQMRGMPADDFPDLPLVQSGTPIRLEAEALVKGLRATLFASSGDEAKQLLTGVHLGLDPAGLECAATDGHRLAVLRLAHATASGQNEAEEPFAVTVPARSLRELERLLSGRQSEEPLSLFCDRGQVVFLWADQVLTSRSLDGTYPNYRQLIPESFTRTINLERRALVSALERVAVLADQHNNVVKLSAEPATGQILIQADAQDVGSGSEGLAATIEGEAIQIAFNVRYLLDGLKAMACDRVLLQCNAPTTPAILTPAEGDQFTYLVMPVQIRS; encoded by the coding sequence ATGAAGCTGGTCTGCTCCCAGTCTGAACTCAGCTCCAGCCTGCAGCTGGTGAGCCGGGCCGTGGCAAGTCGTCCCACCCATCCGGTGCTGGCCAACGTGTTGCTCACCGCTGATGCGGGCACGGGCCGACTCAGCCTCACCGGTTTTGATCTCAGCCTGGGCATTCAGACCAGCATCAGCGCCAGCGTTGAGACCAGCGGCGCCATCACCCTGCCGGCCCGGTTGTTTGGTGAAATTGTTTCGCGCCTCTCGAGTGATAGCCCGATCACGCTGAATTGCGCTGAGGGTTCCGAGCAGGTGGAGCTCACCAGCCTTTCGGGCAGCTACCAGATGCGGGGCATGCCTGCCGATGATTTTCCCGACCTGCCCCTAGTGCAGAGCGGTACGCCGATTCGCTTGGAAGCGGAAGCCCTGGTTAAGGGTCTGCGCGCCACCCTATTTGCCAGTAGTGGCGACGAAGCCAAGCAACTGCTCACTGGTGTGCACCTGGGCCTTGATCCGGCCGGGCTGGAATGTGCGGCAACGGATGGCCATCGTCTGGCCGTGCTCCGGCTTGCCCATGCGACCGCCTCTGGCCAAAACGAAGCCGAGGAGCCTTTTGCCGTCACCGTGCCAGCTCGCTCGTTGCGGGAGCTGGAGCGTCTGCTCTCAGGACGTCAATCTGAAGAGCCCTTAAGCCTGTTCTGTGATCGCGGCCAGGTGGTGTTCCTCTGGGCCGACCAGGTGCTCACCAGCCGCAGCCTTGATGGCACCTACCCCAACTACCGCCAGTTGATTCCAGAGAGCTTCACTCGCACGATCAATCTCGAGCGCCGCGCTCTGGTGTCGGCTCTTGAGCGAGTGGCTGTGCTTGCTGATCAGCACAACAATGTCGTCAAGCTCAGTGCCGAGCCCGCCACCGGTCAAATATTGATTCAGGCCGATGCCCAGGACGTGGGCAGTGGTTCTGAAGGACTCGCTGCCACCATCGAGGGTGAAGCGATTCAGATTGCCTTCAACGTGCGCTACCTGCTCGATGGCCTCAAGGCCATGGCCTGTGATCGGGTGCTGTTGCAGTGCAACGCCCCCACCACGCCTGCGATTTTGACTCCTGCGGAAGGGGATCAATTCACCTACCTGGTGATGCCCGTTCAGATCCGCAGCTGA
- a CDS encoding AarF/ABC1/UbiB kinase family protein, translating to MDPDNNQTELGDFLEAAGLLSYDPAAITRIYTGHPQRLFRRLWQTLVPIGLYLLGVGFDWLTGRLKATEVARSRAKEAADLVASLGPAFIKAGQALSTRPDIVPPLLLEELAQLQDQLPGFDSALAMACIEEDLGAAVLDIYEQLDAEPISAASLGQVHKGVLKGGQAVAVKVQRPGLREQITLDLYIVRNIASWLNQNVGLIRSDLVALIDELGKRVFEEMDYFNEAANAERFAELHAHNPRITVPRIYHQATSRRVLTMEWIEGVKLTNLEAVRGIGVDPDDMVNVGVNCSLQQLLEHGFFHADPHPGNLLALADGRLAYLDFGMMSEVSRESRTGLIQAVVHLVNRSFDKLSKDFVSLGFLAEDVNLEPIVPAFEKVFGQAIEQGVSRMDFKAVTDDLSGVMYRFPFQVPPYYALIIRSLVTLEGIALSVDPEFKILGAAYPYFARRLMEDPDPTLRQSLKEMLFDGDIFRWQRLDNLIASASQGAQLDLEGLLDQVLSFLFSANGGLLRQQLVDAMVGRMDAMAWQTTLRIGKRLPERFQPPGLRRHRLSEAGEPLLDLEPVRQLMGILKALPGFEPQMLLRRLPRLVGEPELRQMGVQLAKGLAERSMVRLVRDVLVAA from the coding sequence ATGGATCCCGACAACAACCAAACCGAGTTGGGTGACTTTCTGGAGGCCGCTGGCCTGCTGAGCTACGACCCGGCCGCCATCACCCGGATTTACACCGGCCACCCGCAACGGCTATTCCGGCGCCTGTGGCAAACCCTGGTGCCGATCGGGCTCTACCTACTTGGGGTGGGCTTTGATTGGCTCACCGGGCGGCTCAAGGCTACGGAGGTAGCCAGGTCCCGCGCCAAGGAGGCAGCGGATCTAGTGGCTTCACTCGGCCCCGCTTTCATCAAAGCCGGCCAGGCCCTCTCCACTCGGCCCGACATCGTGCCGCCGCTGCTGCTGGAGGAACTTGCCCAGCTGCAAGACCAGCTGCCTGGCTTCGACTCCGCCCTGGCGATGGCCTGCATCGAAGAGGACCTGGGCGCTGCAGTGCTCGATATCTACGAGCAACTCGACGCCGAGCCGATCTCAGCCGCTTCGCTGGGCCAGGTGCACAAGGGTGTGCTCAAGGGGGGTCAAGCGGTGGCCGTAAAGGTGCAGCGCCCGGGCCTGCGGGAGCAGATCACGCTCGACCTCTACATCGTGCGCAACATTGCTTCCTGGCTTAACCAAAACGTCGGCCTAATTCGCTCAGACCTGGTGGCCCTAATCGATGAACTGGGCAAGCGGGTGTTTGAGGAGATGGACTACTTCAACGAAGCCGCCAACGCCGAGCGCTTCGCCGAATTACACGCCCACAATCCCCGGATCACCGTTCCACGCATCTACCACCAGGCCACTAGCCGCCGGGTGCTCACTATGGAATGGATCGAGGGGGTGAAACTCACCAATCTCGAAGCTGTGCGCGGCATTGGCGTAGACCCCGACGACATGGTGAACGTCGGTGTTAATTGCAGCCTGCAGCAATTACTGGAACACGGCTTTTTCCACGCCGACCCCCACCCCGGCAACCTGTTAGCTCTGGCAGATGGCCGGCTCGCCTACCTCGACTTCGGCATGATGAGCGAGGTGAGCCGCGAATCACGCACCGGCCTGATTCAGGCGGTTGTACACCTGGTAAATCGCAGTTTCGACAAGCTGAGTAAGGATTTCGTCAGCCTGGGCTTCCTGGCTGAAGACGTAAACCTCGAGCCAATAGTGCCCGCTTTTGAAAAGGTGTTCGGTCAAGCGATCGAGCAGGGAGTCAGCCGCATGGATTTCAAAGCGGTCACTGATGACCTTTCAGGCGTGATGTATCGCTTCCCCTTCCAGGTGCCGCCCTACTACGCCCTAATCATCCGCTCGCTTGTGACCCTGGAGGGCATCGCCCTCAGCGTTGATCCCGAGTTCAAGATCCTTGGAGCCGCCTACCCCTACTTCGCCCGGCGGCTGATGGAAGACCCCGATCCCACCCTGCGCCAGAGCCTCAAGGAGATGCTCTTCGACGGCGACATCTTCCGCTGGCAACGGCTCGACAACCTGATCGCTAGCGCCTCCCAAGGAGCCCAGCTCGATCTCGAAGGCCTACTTGATCAGGTGCTGAGCTTTCTTTTCTCAGCAAACGGCGGGCTGCTCCGCCAACAGCTGGTAGACGCCATGGTTGGCCGCATGGATGCCATGGCCTGGCAAACCACCCTGCGCATCGGCAAACGCTTACCAGAGCGGTTCCAACCTCCAGGTCTGCGCCGTCACCGTTTGAGCGAAGCGGGTGAACCGCTGCTCGACCTCGAGCCAGTGCGCCAGTTGATGGGGATATTGAAAGCCTTGCCCGGCTTCGAACCCCAGATGCTGCTGCGCCGCCTGCCACGCCTTGTGGGAGAACCCGAACTACGCCAGATGGGAGTTCAACTAGCCAAAGGGCTGGCCGAGCGCAGCATGGTGCGCCTGGTGCGAGATGTGCTCGTCGCAGCCTGA
- the thrC gene encoding threonine synthase, with the protein MQDWPGLIEAYRRWLPVSERTPVITLREGSTPLIPAPVIAERIGRSVKVYLKYDGLNPTGSFKDRGMTMAISKAKEAGSEAVICASTGNTSAAAAAYARRGGMRAFVLIPDGYVAQGKLAQALLYGAEVIAIQGNFDKALAIVQEVANKYPVTLVNSVNPYRLQGQKTAAFEVVDALGEAPDWLCIPVGNAGNISAYWMGFNEYLKEGHCRKLPRMMGFQAAGSAPLVLGHTVEQPDTIATAIRIGNPVNREKALNVRSESGGNFMAVTDAEIIDAYKLLGSGEGVFCEPASAASVAGLLKHHQEVPQGATVVCVLTGNGLKDPTTAIENNDARFHTGLEADTAKVAEVMGF; encoded by the coding sequence ATGCAGGACTGGCCTGGCCTGATCGAGGCCTATCGGCGCTGGCTGCCAGTTTCAGAGCGCACACCCGTAATCACCCTGCGGGAAGGTTCCACACCTCTGATCCCAGCCCCGGTGATCGCCGAGCGAATCGGCCGCAGCGTCAAGGTCTATCTGAAATACGACGGCCTCAACCCCACCGGCTCCTTTAAAGACCGGGGCATGACCATGGCGATTTCCAAAGCCAAGGAAGCCGGTTCTGAAGCAGTGATCTGCGCCAGCACCGGCAATACCTCTGCTGCTGCGGCCGCCTATGCCCGCCGCGGAGGCATGCGGGCCTTTGTGCTGATCCCAGATGGCTATGTAGCCCAGGGAAAGCTGGCCCAAGCCCTGCTCTACGGCGCCGAGGTAATCGCCATCCAGGGCAACTTCGACAAAGCCCTGGCGATCGTGCAGGAAGTTGCCAACAAATATCCGGTCACCCTGGTGAATTCGGTGAACCCCTACCGATTGCAGGGCCAAAAAACCGCCGCCTTCGAGGTGGTGGATGCCCTTGGTGAAGCGCCGGACTGGCTTTGCATCCCGGTTGGCAACGCCGGCAACATCAGCGCCTACTGGATGGGATTCAACGAGTACTTAAAAGAGGGCCATTGCCGCAAGCTGCCCCGAATGATGGGCTTTCAAGCGGCTGGTTCTGCTCCTTTGGTGCTGGGACACACGGTTGAGCAGCCAGACACCATCGCCACGGCGATCCGCATCGGCAACCCGGTGAATCGTGAAAAGGCCCTAAACGTGCGCAGCGAAAGCGGTGGCAACTTCATGGCCGTCACCGACGCTGAGATTATCGATGCCTACAAGCTGCTGGGCAGCGGCGAGGGCGTGTTCTGCGAGCCAGCTAGTGCCGCCTCGGTCGCAGGCCTGCTCAAGCACCACCAGGAGGTGCCTCAGGGAGCCACGGTGGTTTGTGTGCTCACCGGCAACGGCCTCAAGGATCCAACTACCGCCATCGAAAACAATGACGCCCGCTTCCATACCGGTCTGGAGGCGGACACCGCCAAGGTGGCCGAAGTGATGGGTTTCTAA
- a CDS encoding RNA methyltransferase, producing the protein MAPLPEQVLLSELLRRHVRCDQGLDHGAGVQVWMHPPVHRVLGWVSKPSAFGNRREVWRLNQLRGIAELEVLVQGEPAETELGVLEKLPTLIDAAVLDRRQQPIGTLADAAIDLRSGRIRHYLVSRSDPRLPGSSRWRLSLDRLLDQQPGQVLTALESIDDLPLARASVRQEFLRRSRRWRDQVQEAGNRFEERLEGWLEEPPWQEPEGLDQPYETDAPPRRRRSEPPAEEEDPWI; encoded by the coding sequence GTGGCTCCCCTTCCGGAGCAGGTGCTGCTGAGTGAGTTGCTGCGTCGACATGTCCGCTGTGATCAGGGGCTCGATCACGGTGCCGGCGTGCAGGTGTGGATGCATCCCCCTGTTCACCGGGTGCTGGGTTGGGTTTCAAAGCCGTCGGCTTTTGGCAATCGCCGCGAGGTGTGGCGTCTCAACCAGTTGCGGGGCATTGCCGAGCTGGAAGTACTGGTGCAGGGCGAACCAGCCGAAACCGAGCTTGGTGTGTTGGAGAAGTTGCCGACTTTGATCGATGCGGCTGTGCTGGATCGCCGTCAGCAACCGATCGGCACCCTGGCTGATGCCGCCATCGATTTGCGTAGTGGCCGTATTCGTCATTATTTGGTGAGTCGCAGTGATCCACGTCTGCCGGGCAGTAGCCGTTGGCGATTGAGCTTGGATCGCCTGCTGGATCAGCAGCCAGGCCAGGTGCTCACCGCCCTGGAGAGCATCGACGATCTGCCCCTAGCCCGGGCAAGTGTGCGGCAAGAGTTTTTGCGTCGTTCAAGGCGCTGGCGCGATCAGGTGCAGGAGGCGGGCAACCGATTTGAGGAGAGGCTGGAGGGTTGGCTTGAGGAGCCGCCCTGGCAGGAGCCGGAGGGGTTAGATCAGCCCTACGAAACCGATGCCCCCCCTCGCCGCCGCCGTTCTGAACCTCCTGCTGAAGAGGAAGATCCCTGGATTTGA
- a CDS encoding alpha/beta hydrolase produces the protein MQKASIGRKRQALVSIALGLSLVVPWPAVSLPPAGAAENLVFVSGAFRRSIAVADLEHLAKTGQARGLLADILSFSRQNPQEIAKLLNQSVSLPVALVSRLLNTRIGEAILQRLAVVVFPLKASQAGIPAMRSAMVLGVVEGNGSISALSFLRAYPAQEMEVSIPALMNLLSKASSITELVRFFSESPLDGLRGDAPAAAP, from the coding sequence ATGCAAAAAGCGTCGATAGGCCGTAAACGTCAGGCCCTTGTTTCCATCGCCCTGGGCTTAAGCCTGGTAGTTCCTTGGCCTGCGGTCAGTCTGCCGCCAGCTGGTGCTGCTGAAAATCTGGTTTTTGTGAGCGGTGCCTTTCGCCGCTCCATTGCCGTTGCCGACCTGGAGCATCTGGCTAAGACCGGCCAGGCCCGAGGCCTGCTAGCCGATATTTTGAGCTTCAGCCGCCAAAATCCCCAGGAGATCGCCAAGCTGCTGAATCAGTCGGTGAGCCTGCCTGTAGCACTTGTGAGCAGGCTGCTCAACACCCGAATCGGCGAGGCAATCCTGCAGCGCCTAGCTGTAGTTGTGTTCCCGCTCAAGGCATCCCAGGCCGGGATTCCAGCCATGCGCTCCGCCATGGTGCTGGGGGTAGTTGAAGGCAACGGTTCGATATCTGCCCTTTCGTTCTTGCGCGCTTATCCCGCCCAGGAGATGGAAGTGAGCATCCCCGCCTTGATGAACCTGCTCAGCAAAGCCAGCTCGATTACCGAGCTGGTGCGCTTCTTCTCCGAATCACCGCTTGATGGGTTGCGCGGCGACGCGCCAGCAGCTGCGCCGTAG
- the recN gene encoding DNA repair protein RecN, with translation MLTGLRLSNIALIERLELSFSEGFTVLTGETGAGKSILLDALDALLGGAQGSAGARLLRRGAERGTIEASFSLSPPLQAWLQQQELEVEEDELLLSREWRLTEERLSSRNRLNGVVVSRAQIQELRPLLLDLTVQGQTQQLARPGQQRRWLDRFGGETLPLLLEPVAAAWRHWKQAAAALEQARSDWDQLEQQRAAQEQLLADLEAAQLQDPQERQQLQNEENRLAHGVRLQEGVMVLLGRLLEGAEQAPSVLDHLAACEQELLQMEALDGGVRELRSCCSDGLAALQDLARDLDRYGSGLDSDPESLAELQERMAQLKALERRHGQDLVGLIALRDRLRQQLAPGGGEASLEALELAEQRARQLRDQANASLSAARRQAATALEQQLMQALRPMGLANVRFAVAIAPAPAGEEGADAVQFQFSANPGVPLAPLAEVASGGEMSRFLLALKTCLAAADQHVTLLFDEIDTGVSGRVSGAMAELLARLAKQRQVFCVTHQPLVAAAADHHFRVSKQVLEGVTHTRVSQLRDTQARQAELAELAGGDSGEARSYAASLLEAHGL, from the coding sequence GTGCTCACGGGACTGCGCCTCAGCAACATCGCCCTGATCGAGCGGCTGGAGCTCAGCTTCAGCGAGGGCTTCACGGTGTTGACCGGTGAGACGGGAGCAGGTAAATCGATCCTGCTTGATGCCCTCGATGCCCTTTTGGGTGGTGCCCAGGGCAGCGCCGGCGCCAGGCTGCTGCGCCGCGGCGCTGAGCGCGGCACGATCGAGGCCAGCTTCAGCCTTTCGCCCCCTTTGCAGGCCTGGTTGCAGCAGCAAGAGCTGGAGGTTGAGGAGGACGAACTGCTGCTTTCGCGCGAGTGGCGCCTCACGGAGGAGCGTCTGAGCAGCCGCAATCGGCTCAATGGCGTGGTGGTGAGCCGGGCCCAGATCCAGGAGCTGCGCCCCCTGCTCCTCGATCTCACCGTTCAGGGCCAAACCCAGCAGCTGGCGCGGCCCGGTCAGCAGCGCCGCTGGCTGGATCGCTTTGGCGGTGAAACCCTTCCGCTTTTGCTGGAGCCGGTGGCGGCGGCCTGGCGCCATTGGAAACAGGCGGCGGCGGCGCTGGAGCAGGCTCGCAGCGACTGGGATCAGCTAGAGCAGCAGCGCGCGGCTCAGGAGCAACTGCTGGCCGATCTGGAGGCGGCCCAGCTGCAAGATCCCCAGGAGCGTCAGCAGCTCCAAAACGAGGAAAACCGCCTCGCCCATGGGGTGCGGCTGCAGGAGGGGGTGATGGTTTTGCTGGGCCGCTTGCTGGAGGGTGCAGAGCAGGCGCCATCGGTGCTGGACCACCTGGCAGCTTGCGAACAGGAGCTGCTGCAGATGGAGGCATTAGATGGCGGCGTCAGGGAGCTGCGCAGTTGCTGCAGTGACGGTTTGGCGGCTTTGCAGGATCTGGCCCGCGATCTGGATCGCTACGGATCTGGACTTGATAGTGACCCAGAAAGCTTGGCGGAGCTGCAGGAGCGCATGGCCCAGCTCAAGGCCCTGGAGCGGCGCCATGGCCAGGATTTGGTTGGTTTGATCGCCCTGCGCGATCGCCTGCGGCAGCAACTGGCCCCCGGCGGTGGCGAAGCTTCCCTGGAGGCCCTGGAGTTGGCGGAGCAGCGAGCCCGCCAGCTTCGCGATCAGGCCAATGCCTCGCTCAGCGCCGCCCGCCGCCAGGCCGCCACTGCCCTGGAGCAGCAACTGATGCAGGCGCTGCGGCCGATGGGATTGGCCAATGTGCGCTTCGCGGTGGCGATTGCACCAGCGCCAGCTGGGGAGGAGGGAGCCGATGCGGTGCAGTTTCAGTTTTCAGCCAACCCGGGTGTGCCCCTGGCGCCCTTGGCTGAGGTGGCTTCAGGCGGTGAGATGTCGCGCTTTCTGCTGGCTCTGAAAACCTGTCTGGCCGCGGCAGACCAGCACGTCACCCTGCTTTTCGATGAGATCGATACGGGCGTGAGTGGCCGGGTGAGCGGCGCCATGGCCGAGTTGCTGGCCCGCCTGGCTAAGCAGCGCCAGGTGTTTTGCGTCACCCACCAACCCCTGGTGGCCGCGGCGGCAGACCACCACTTCCGCGTCTCCAAGCAGGTGTTGGAGGGGGTCACCCATACGCGGGTGTCCCAGCTGCGGGACACCCAGGCCCGTCAGGCGGAGCTGGCCGAACTGGC